One genomic segment of Eikenella corrodens includes these proteins:
- a CDS encoding IS1595 family transposase produces the protein MKITHCKLRKKVQKELLRFFVLEVTARSAADILGIHPNSAALFYRKIRMVISHHLALAADEVFEGPVELDESYFGGRRKGRRGRGAAGKVVVFGILKRNGRVYTVVVDNAKSDTLMPVIKQKIMPDSIVYTDSLSSYDKLDISGFSHHRINHSKEFADRQNHINGIENFWNQAKRVLRKYNGIDRKSFPLFLKECEFRFNFGTPSRQLKILREWCGI, from the coding sequence ATGAAGATAACACACTGCAAATTAAGGAAGAAAGTACAGAAAGAACTGCTCCGCTTTTTTGTACTCGAAGTTACCGCCCGTTCTGCCGCCGATATTTTGGGTATCCATCCCAATTCGGCAGCCCTGTTCTACCGCAAAATCCGTATGGTCATCAGCCATCATTTGGCCTTGGCTGCCGATGAGGTTTTCGAGGGGCCCGTCGAGTTGGACGAAAGCTATTTCGGCGGACGGCGTAAAGGCAGACGTGGTCGCGGTGCGGCAGGCAAAGTGGTTGTCTTCGGCATTCTGAAACGCAACGGACGGGTCTATACTGTTGTGGTGGATAATGCCAAGTCCGATACTTTGATGCCTGTGATCAAACAAAAAATTATGCCGGATAGTATTGTTTACACGGATAGTCTGAGCAGCTACGACAAGTTGGACATAAGCGGTTTTAGCCATCACCGCATCAACCATTCCAAGGAATTTGCAGACCGCCAGAACCACATTAACGGCATTGAGAATTTTTGGAATCAGGCAAAACGCGTCTTACGCAAGTACAACGGAATCGATCGCAAATCTTTCCCGCTGTTCTTGAAAGAATGCGAATTTCGATTTAACTTCGGCACACCATCCCGGCAGCTTAAAATCTTGCGGGAGTGGTGTGGAATTTAG
- a CDS encoding IS5 family transposase yields the protein MSTFFQQTAQAMIAKHIDRFPLLKLDQVIDWQPIEQYLNRQRTRYLRDHRGRPAYSLLSMFKAVLLGQWHSLSDPELEHSLITRIDFNLFCRFDELSIPDYSTLCRYRNWLAQDDTLSELLELINRQLTEKNLKVEKASAAVIDATIIQTAGSKQRQAIEVDEEGQVSGQTTPSKDKDARWTKKNGLYKLGYKQHTRTDEEGYIEKLHITPANTHECNHLLPLLEGIAKDTTVYADKGYDSAENRQHLEERRLQDGIMRKAHRNRPLTEAQTKRNRYLSKTRYVVEQSFGTLHRKFRYARAAYFGLIKVSAQSHLKAMCLSLLKAANRLSVPVAA from the coding sequence ATGAGCACCTTCTTCCAGCAAACCGCACAAGCCATGATTGCCAAACACATCGACCGCTTCCCACTATTGAAGTTGGATCAAGTGATTGATTGGCAACCGATCGAACAGTACCTGAATCGTCAAAGAACCCGTTACCTTCGAGACCACCGCGGCCGTCCCGCCTATTCCCTGTTATCCATGTTCAAAGCCGTCCTGCTCGGACAATGGCACAGCCTCTCCGATCCCGAACTCGAACACAGCCTCATCACCCGCATCGATTTCAACCTATTTTGCCGTTTTGACGAGTTGAGCATCCCCGATTACAGCACCTTATGCCGCTACCGCAACTGGCTGGCGCAAGACGACACCCTGTCCGAATTGCTGGAACTGATTAACCGCCAACTGACCGAAAAAAACCTAAAAGTAGAGAAAGCATCCGCCGCCGTCATTGACGCCACCATTATTCAGACCGCCGGCAGCAAACAGCGTCAGGCCATAGAAGTCGATGAAGAAGGACAAGTCAGCGGCCAAACCACACCGAGTAAAGATAAAGATGCCCGTTGGACAAAGAAAAACGGCCTCTACAAACTCGGTTACAAACAACATACCCGCACCGATGAGGAAGGCTATATCGAGAAACTGCACATCACCCCCGCCAATACCCATGAGTGCAACCACCTGTTGCCTTTGCTGGAAGGAATAGCCAAAGACACAACCGTCTATGCCGATAAAGGCTACGACAGTGCGGAAAACCGGCAACATCTGGAAGAGCGTCGACTGCAGGATGGCATTATGCGCAAAGCCCACCGCAACCGCCCGCTGACGGAAGCGCAAACCAAACGCAACCGATATTTGTCGAAGACCCGTTATGTGGTCGAACAAAGCTTCGGTACGCTGCACCGTAAATTCCGCTACGCGCGGGCAGCCTATTTCGGACTGATTAAAGTGAGTGCGCAAAGCCATCTGAAGGCGATGTGTTTGAGCCTGTTGAAAGCGGCTAACAGGCTAAGTGTGCCTGTTGCCGCCTAA
- a CDS encoding S24 family peptidase, producing the protein MSKTPSAIPARLIGNGDKPIDQAEKQPAPLALSNELADRLSIHLENCGFFMADGIAMKPTFEGECLILADLSDTILKDGKIYCLEIGAHRWVRRVQVLLDKIILMADNPDYADMEISGEDLNRLNVLGRVRGVWRTFP; encoded by the coding sequence ATGAGCAAAACCCCTTCCGCCATTCCCGCCCGCCTGATCGGCAACGGCGACAAACCCATCGACCAAGCAGAAAAGCAGCCTGCACCTTTGGCACTCTCCAACGAACTGGCCGACCGGCTCAGCATCCATTTGGAGAATTGCGGCTTTTTTATGGCGGACGGCATCGCCATGAAGCCGACCTTTGAAGGCGAATGCCTGATACTGGCCGATTTGTCCGATACCATTCTGAAAGACGGCAAAATCTACTGCCTGGAAATCGGCGCACATCGCTGGGTGCGGCGCGTGCAGGTATTGTTGGACAAAATCATCCTGATGGCGGACAACCCCGACTACGCCGATATGGAAATCTCGGGCGAAGACCTGAACCGCCTGAACGTGCTCGGCCGCGTGCGCGGCGTGTGGCGGACGTTTCCGTAA
- a CDS encoding Tex family protein, which translates to MNITQILSQELSATVAQITAAVELLDDGATVPFIARYRKEATGGLDDTQLRQLAERLQYLRELEERKAVVLKSIEEQGKLSDDLRAQIEAADNKTALEDLYLPYKPKRRTKAQIACEHGLQPLADVLLAEQPQDVEAAAQGYLNENVPDAKAALDGARAILMEQFAEDAELIGTLRDKLWNEAEIHAQVVEGKETEGEKFSDYFDHREPVRAMPSHRALAVLRGRNEGVLNIALKYQPDDTPITQQSEYEQIIARCFKVSDDYKWLRDTVRLTWRAKIFLSLELEALNRLKEAADTDAITVFARNLKDLLLAAPAGRLTTLGLDPGYRNGVKCVVVDDTGKLLDTVIVYLHQENNMLATLSRLIKQHGVKLIAIGNGTASRETDKIAGELVRGMPESSLHKIVVSEAGASIYSASELAAREFPDLDVSLRGAVSIARRLQDPLAELVKIDPKSIGVGQYQHDVNQSQLAKSLDAVVEDCVNAVGVDVNTASAPLLARISGLNQTLAQNIVAYRDENGAFDSRKKLLKVPRLGEKTFEQAAGFLRINGGKEPLDASAVHPEAYPVVAKMLAQQGITAAELIGNRERVKQIKASDFTDERFGLPTILDILSELEKPGRDPRGEFQTASFAEGIHEISDLQVGMILEGVVSNVANFGAFVDIGVHQDGLVHISALSNKFVQDPREVVKAGDVVKVKVLEVDAARKRIALTMRLDDEAGAEKHGKRLPETEKRGANSRSGKPPREKQPANSAMADALAKLKR; encoded by the coding sequence ATGAACATCACCCAAATCCTCTCCCAAGAACTCTCCGCCACCGTCGCGCAAATCACCGCTGCCGTCGAGCTTTTGGACGACGGCGCGACCGTGCCGTTTATCGCCCGCTACCGCAAGGAAGCCACGGGCGGGCTGGACGATACGCAGTTGCGCCAGCTTGCCGAGCGGCTGCAATACCTGCGCGAGTTGGAAGAGCGCAAAGCCGTTGTTTTAAAAAGCATTGAAGAGCAAGGCAAGCTTTCAGACGACCTCAGGGCGCAAATCGAAGCCGCCGACAACAAAACCGCGCTGGAAGACCTGTATCTGCCCTACAAGCCCAAACGCCGTACCAAGGCGCAAATCGCGTGCGAACACGGTTTGCAGCCGCTGGCGGACGTGTTGCTTGCCGAGCAGCCGCAGGACGTGGAAGCCGCCGCGCAAGGCTACCTGAACGAAAACGTCCCCGACGCCAAAGCCGCGCTGGACGGCGCGCGCGCGATTCTGATGGAGCAGTTTGCCGAAGACGCGGAACTCATCGGCACGCTGCGCGACAAGCTGTGGAACGAAGCCGAAATCCACGCGCAAGTCGTTGAAGGCAAAGAAACCGAAGGCGAAAAATTCAGCGATTATTTCGACCACCGCGAACCTGTCCGCGCCATGCCCAGCCATCGCGCGCTGGCGGTTTTGCGCGGCCGCAACGAAGGCGTGTTGAACATCGCGCTCAAATACCAGCCCGACGACACGCCGATTACCCAGCAAAGCGAATACGAGCAAATCATCGCCCGCTGTTTCAAGGTTTCAGACGACTACAAATGGCTGCGCGACACCGTGCGCCTGACTTGGCGCGCGAAAATCTTTTTGTCGCTGGAACTTGAAGCCCTAAATCGTTTGAAAGAAGCCGCCGACACCGACGCGATTACCGTGTTCGCCCGTAATCTCAAAGACTTGCTGCTCGCCGCGCCCGCCGGACGACTGACCACGCTGGGCCTCGACCCCGGCTACCGCAACGGCGTGAAATGCGTCGTGGTGGACGACACGGGCAAGCTGCTGGATACCGTAATTGTCTATTTACATCAAGAAAACAATATGTTGGCAACGCTGTCGCGCCTGATTAAACAGCACGGCGTGAAGCTCATCGCCATCGGCAACGGCACTGCCAGCCGCGAAACCGACAAAATCGCGGGCGAACTGGTGCGCGGAATGCCCGAAAGCAGCCTGCACAAAATCGTCGTGTCCGAAGCCGGCGCGTCGATTTATTCCGCGTCCGAACTGGCGGCGCGCGAATTCCCCGACTTGGACGTTTCCCTGCGCGGCGCGGTGTCCATCGCCCGCAGGCTGCAAGACCCGCTTGCCGAGTTGGTCAAAATCGACCCCAAATCCATCGGCGTGGGGCAGTATCAGCACGACGTGAACCAAAGCCAGCTCGCCAAATCGCTGGACGCAGTGGTCGAAGACTGCGTGAACGCCGTCGGCGTGGACGTAAACACCGCCTCCGCCCCGCTCTTGGCGCGGATTTCCGGTTTGAATCAAACCCTTGCCCAAAACATCGTCGCCTACCGCGATGAAAACGGCGCATTCGACAGCCGCAAAAAATTGCTGAAAGTACCGCGTTTGGGCGAAAAAACCTTCGAGCAGGCGGCAGGCTTTTTGCGGATTAACGGCGGCAAAGAGCCGCTGGACGCGAGCGCCGTCCACCCCGAAGCCTATCCTGTCGTTGCCAAAATGCTGGCGCAACAAGGCATTACCGCCGCCGAACTCATCGGCAACCGCGAGCGCGTGAAGCAAATCAAAGCATCCGACTTCACCGACGAACGCTTCGGCCTGCCGACCATTTTGGACATCCTGTCCGAGCTGGAAAAACCCGGCCGCGACCCGCGCGGCGAGTTTCAGACGGCCTCATTCGCCGAAGGCATCCACGAAATCAGCGACTTGCAAGTCGGCATGATACTCGAAGGCGTGGTCTCCAACGTCGCCAACTTCGGCGCGTTCGTGGACATCGGCGTCCATCAGGACGGCTTGGTGCACATCTCCGCCCTGTCCAATAAGTTCGTCCAAGACCCGCGCGAAGTGGTGAAAGCCGGCGACGTGGTGAAAGTGAAAGTGCTGGAAGTCGATGCCGCCAGAAAACGGATTGCGCTGACCATGCGCTTGGATGACGAGGCGGGCGCGGAGAAGCACGGCAAAAGGCTACCTGAAACCGAAAAACGCGGCGCAAACAGCCGCTCCGGCAAGCCGCCGCGCGAAAAGCAGCCTGCAAATTCGGCGATGGCGGATGCGCTGGCGAAGTTGAAAAGATAA
- a CDS encoding SMI1/KNR4 family protein, translated as MDYLKHISALYQLNFPCCLPEAKITAAEQRLGIRFPAVLRKYLLTLGGSEAVNQSFNRLLLLEKIDFDGDYLVLMEENQGVFLCGIARADLAQDNPPVHIGFYTGETESYEWQPHLPDTSALLLELACTNATMGGLRYCANIMDEESIDAQAARFIQQNHTEIIELRQENQRFYTDGFQKSSCFASPKMATQAAYLSAPPTKTALTHCSNCLAGAIGSTLLMTKNMMRNKLATSPLDPSEILLF; from the coding sequence ATGGATTATCTAAAACATATATCCGCCCTCTATCAGCTCAATTTCCCCTGCTGCTTGCCCGAAGCCAAAATCACCGCTGCCGAACAACGCCTAGGCATCCGCTTTCCTGCCGTCTTGCGCAAATATCTGCTTACATTAGGCGGCAGCGAAGCGGTTAATCAATCGTTTAATCGATTGTTGCTATTAGAAAAGATAGATTTTGACGGCGATTATCTGGTGCTGATGGAAGAAAACCAAGGCGTGTTTCTGTGCGGCATTGCCAGAGCCGATTTGGCGCAAGACAACCCGCCTGTCCATATCGGCTTTTATACCGGTGAAACCGAAAGCTACGAATGGCAGCCGCACCTGCCCGACACCAGTGCCCTACTGCTAGAATTGGCTTGCACCAACGCCACCATGGGCGGTCTACGCTACTGCGCCAACATCATGGACGAGGAATCAATAGATGCCCAAGCCGCACGGTTTATCCAACAAAACCACACCGAAATCATAGAACTTCGCCAAGAGAATCAACGTTTCTACACCGACGGCTTTCAGAAATCATCCTGCTTTGCTTCGCCGAAAATGGCAACGCAAGCGGCGTATTTATCGGCACCGCCGACCAAGACCGCTTTGACACACTGCTCGAACTGTTTGGCTGGGGCAATTGGCTCTACACTTCTTATGACGAAGAATATGATGAGGAATAAGCTGGCGACATCGCCGCTTGACCCATCTGAAATCCTGCTGTTTTGA
- the yjgA gene encoding ribosome biogenesis factor YjgA — protein sequence MQQQPDDQQEWVSKTRRKKEMHDLQDLGMQLARLSGDTLKKIELPEELREAIAMYKKINSNGALKRQTQYIGRLMRDLDPEPIREFLDKLQGSHAAYNAFLQRVEQMRETLLENDDALTDFLRDYPAAEAGQLRTLIRNTRKEREQAKPPKHFRALYRYLKEAMEADNPAADAPEAEDGQGGEQE from the coding sequence ATGCAACAGCAGCCAGACGACCAGCAGGAATGGGTGAGCAAAACCCGCCGCAAAAAAGAAATGCACGATTTGCAGGATTTGGGCATGCAGCTTGCCCGCCTTTCCGGCGATACCTTGAAGAAAATCGAATTGCCCGAGGAATTGCGCGAAGCCATTGCCATGTATAAAAAAATCAACAGCAACGGCGCGCTCAAACGGCAAACGCAATACATCGGCCGCCTGATGCGCGATCTCGATCCGGAACCGATCCGCGAGTTTCTCGACAAACTGCAGGGCAGCCACGCTGCCTACAACGCGTTCTTGCAGCGTGTGGAACAGATGCGCGAAACCCTGTTGGAAAACGACGATGCGCTCACCGACTTCCTGCGCGATTACCCCGCTGCCGAAGCCGGCCAGTTGCGCACCCTGATCCGCAACACGCGCAAGGAACGCGAGCAGGCCAAGCCGCCCAAACACTTTCGCGCGCTCTACCGCTACCTGAAAGAAGCGATGGAGGCGGATAATCCCGCCGCAGACGCGCCGGAGGCGGAAGACGGGCAGGGCGGGGAGCAGGAATAA
- a CDS encoding AmpG family muropeptide MFS transporter: protein MTSSSQRPADSSHADGQTPQRRAWAGYTDRRAIAMLLLGFAAGIPILLIFSSLSLWLTEAGVDRATVTMFSWAALGYSFKFIWAPLIDALPLPWLTRRFGQRRGWLLLAQGLIIAAILAMAALNPANAAVLPWMAAAAVLLGFSSATQDVVIDAYRIESAPGDAAMQSVMSATYTAGYRVGMIVAGAGALWLASGFGSEKGHYLYAAWRNTYWLMAATMGAGVLTTLWVAEPAVKRERPAGLALGDNARLVGLFVCAVAAFVLVFRWVGGWLPESQGPLLSLLWEGARLSAALMAAVLTGRLLVLLGLVRGEVVRQTWVLPLADFFQRYGRHAALLLALIGLYRISDIVAGVIANVFYADMGFSKDEIAGAVKTFGVLMSIAGGFFGGLLAQRFAVMRMMMLGAVLASVTNLLFILLFWQGHNLPFLYLAVAFDNLAGGLASAVFVAFLSSLTSIRFTAVQYALFSSLMTLLPKTLGGYSGSIVNQIGYDGFFLFTALLGLPVLGLVWLVGRKLPLQG, encoded by the coding sequence ATGACTTCATCCAGCCAACGCCCAGCCGATTCTTCCCATGCCGACGGACAAACGCCGCAGCGGCGCGCGTGGGCGGGCTATACTGACCGCCGTGCCATCGCCATGCTGTTGCTTGGTTTTGCGGCGGGGATTCCGATTTTGCTGATTTTCTCCAGCCTCTCGCTGTGGCTCACCGAAGCCGGCGTCGACCGCGCCACGGTGACTATGTTCAGCTGGGCGGCATTGGGCTATTCCTTCAAATTCATCTGGGCGCCCTTAATCGATGCGCTGCCGCTGCCGTGGCTCACGCGCCGTTTCGGGCAGCGACGCGGCTGGCTGCTGCTGGCGCAGGGGCTGATTATCGCCGCGATTTTGGCGATGGCCGCGCTCAATCCGGCCAATGCGGCGGTGTTGCCGTGGATGGCGGCAGCGGCGGTGTTGCTCGGCTTTTCTTCAGCCACGCAAGATGTGGTGATCGATGCCTACCGCATCGAAAGCGCGCCGGGCGATGCGGCGATGCAGTCGGTGATGTCGGCCACTTATACGGCGGGCTACCGCGTGGGCATGATTGTGGCCGGGGCGGGCGCGTTGTGGCTGGCCAGCGGCTTCGGCTCGGAAAAGGGGCATTATCTGTATGCCGCCTGGCGCAACACTTATTGGCTGATGGCAGCCACCATGGGCGCCGGCGTGCTCACCACGCTGTGGGTGGCCGAGCCTGCGGTAAAACGCGAGCGGCCGGCCGGCTTGGCGCTGGGCGACAATGCGCGGCTGGTGGGCTTGTTTGTGTGCGCGGTGGCGGCCTTTGTGCTGGTGTTCCGCTGGGTTGGCGGGTGGCTACCTGAAAGCCAAGGGCCGCTGCTTTCCCTGTTGTGGGAAGGTGCGCGGCTTTCGGCAGCACTGATGGCGGCGGTGCTGACGGGTCGGCTGCTGGTGTTGCTGGGGCTGGTGCGCGGCGAAGTGGTGCGGCAAACCTGGGTGTTGCCGCTGGCCGACTTTTTCCAGCGCTACGGCCGCCATGCCGCGCTGCTGTTGGCCTTAATCGGGCTATACCGCATTTCGGATATCGTGGCCGGGGTGATCGCCAATGTGTTTTATGCCGATATGGGCTTCAGCAAAGACGAGATTGCCGGCGCAGTGAAAACCTTCGGCGTGCTGATGTCGATTGCCGGCGGCTTTTTCGGCGGCCTCTTGGCGCAGCGGTTTGCCGTGATGCGCATGATGATGCTCGGCGCCGTGCTGGCTTCAGTCACCAATTTGCTGTTCATCCTGCTGTTTTGGCAGGGGCACAACCTGCCCTTCCTCTATTTGGCCGTGGCCTTCGACAATCTGGCGGGCGGCCTGGCCAGCGCCGTGTTCGTGGCCTTCCTCTCCTCGCTCACCAGCATCCGGTTTACCGCCGTGCAATACGCCCTGTTCAGCTCGCTGATGACGCTCCTGCCCAAAACGCTGGGCGGCTACTCCGGCAGCATCGTGAACCAAATCGGCTACGACGGCTTTTTCCTCTTCACCGCGCTCTTAGGCCTGCCGGTGCTCGGCCTGGTGTGGCTGGTGGGGCGCAAGCTGCCGTTGCAGGGGTAA
- a CDS encoding ACP S-malonyltransferase yields MATQNRLLEQLHNEPFALCFSGQGFDWISTLREALADGARDRANEVAAEAARILAPVAGQIAAARPQGFEPIKWAENGADGIDLVRAAVSVPGIFLSQIANLHTLEARGLDSGKAAGVIGHSQGILGRYLMREPQHAAELLALAELIGAAATLQGHTTGMYLHNGLHPMVMVQGVSRGQLAAVIDELFPADSADRPCIGLQNSADGFVVSGKPESVARVCGTLSDTVKDENGQTPENLLWRLDVEVGFHHPAMLPAVAQTAEWAAACGLDVEQARGIAHNILMDPVDWVAECRSMAALGVRRILEIGPSGGVAMLTQAVLAGEGIEVLDVSGAEGKAALFGG; encoded by the coding sequence ATGGCTACACAAAACCGCCTGCTTGAACAACTGCATAACGAACCATTTGCCCTCTGCTTTTCCGGGCAGGGCTTTGATTGGATTAGCACTTTGCGCGAGGCTTTGGCCGACGGGGCGCGGGACAGGGCAAACGAAGTGGCCGCCGAAGCCGCCCGAATCTTGGCGCCTGTGGCCGGACAGATTGCCGCCGCCCGCCCGCAGGGTTTCGAGCCGATCAAATGGGCGGAAAACGGCGCGGACGGCATTGATTTGGTGCGAGCCGCCGTGAGCGTGCCCGGCATTTTCCTGTCGCAAATCGCCAATCTGCACACGCTGGAAGCGCGCGGGCTGGACAGCGGCAAGGCGGCGGGCGTTATCGGGCATTCGCAGGGCATACTCGGGCGTTATTTGATGCGCGAGCCGCAGCATGCCGCCGAACTGCTGGCCTTGGCCGAATTGATTGGCGCGGCGGCCACGCTGCAAGGGCACACAACGGGCATGTATCTGCACAACGGCTTGCATCCGATGGTGATGGTGCAGGGCGTGAGTCGCGGGCAGCTTGCCGCCGTGATTGACGAACTATTCCCCGCGGATTCGGCCGACCGCCCGTGTATCGGTTTGCAGAACAGCGCGGACGGTTTTGTCGTCAGCGGCAAGCCCGAATCGGTGGCGCGCGTGTGCGGCACGTTGTCGGACACGGTGAAAGACGAAAACGGCCAAACGCCCGAAAACCTGCTGTGGCGGCTGGACGTGGAAGTCGGCTTCCACCACCCCGCCATGCTGCCCGCCGTAGCGCAAACAGCCGAATGGGCGGCCGCCTGCGGTTTGGACGTAGAGCAGGCACGCGGCATCGCGCACAATATCCTGATGGATCCGGTGGACTGGGTGGCCGAATGCCGCAGCATGGCCGCGCTGGGCGTGCGGCGGATTTTGGAAATCGGCCCCTCCGGCGGCGTGGCCATGCTGACGCAGGCTGTGTTGGCCGGGGAAGGAATTGAAGTGCTGGATGTTTCCGGCGCGGAAGGCAAGGCGGCGTTGTTTGGCGGATAA